In Duganella zoogloeoides, a single genomic region encodes these proteins:
- a CDS encoding CoA transferase gives MADDSHPQSHHLLAAIWAALELPAPASGAVTFTGHGNLSSYYAVTDLAAASIGAAALAVRELATLQGGAQAPVCVDRRLASLWFGWSLAPVGWERPALWDAVAGDYACQDGWIRLHTNAPHHRDAALDVLGCGPDRQAVERAVARWPGAALEAAVVANGGCAAQMRSADDWRVHPQGLAVAAEPLIAFDSQPCNAQAGLTGTAARPLAGLKVLDLTRVLAGPIATRFLAGYGADVLRIDAPDWNEPGVIPEVTPGKRCARLDLHHAPDRAEFELLLAGADVLVHGYRPEALARLGYGEAHRRQVNPGLVDVSLDAYGWSGPWAGRRGFDSLLQMSCGIAEHGMQASGAGKPVPLPVQALDHATGYLMAAAVVRGLIVKATQQRSTRARLSLARTAALLMTAPGDISAQPLAPVAADDYAPELEHTDWGPARRLRPPAVIDGMAMAWQRGASDLGSAPARWRAP, from the coding sequence ATGGCTGACGACTCTCATCCTCAATCGCATCATTTGCTGGCCGCCATCTGGGCGGCGCTGGAACTGCCGGCGCCGGCAAGCGGCGCCGTCACGTTTACCGGCCACGGCAACTTGTCATCGTACTACGCGGTCACCGATCTCGCTGCCGCCTCGATCGGGGCGGCGGCGCTGGCGGTGCGCGAGCTGGCCACGCTGCAGGGCGGGGCGCAGGCGCCGGTGTGCGTGGACCGTCGTCTTGCTTCGCTATGGTTCGGCTGGTCGCTGGCGCCGGTCGGCTGGGAGCGACCGGCCTTGTGGGATGCGGTGGCCGGCGACTATGCGTGCCAGGACGGCTGGATACGGCTGCACACCAATGCGCCGCACCACCGCGACGCTGCGCTCGATGTGCTCGGTTGCGGGCCGGACCGGCAGGCCGTGGAACGGGCGGTCGCCAGGTGGCCAGGGGCGGCGCTGGAGGCGGCAGTCGTCGCCAACGGCGGTTGCGCCGCGCAGATGCGCTCGGCCGACGACTGGCGCGTCCATCCGCAAGGACTGGCAGTTGCCGCCGAGCCGCTGATCGCGTTTGACAGCCAGCCCTGCAACGCGCAGGCTGGCTTGACCGGCACGGCGGCGCGGCCGTTGGCGGGCCTCAAGGTGCTGGATTTGACGCGGGTGCTGGCCGGCCCCATCGCCACGCGCTTCCTGGCCGGTTACGGCGCCGACGTGCTGCGCATCGATGCGCCGGACTGGAACGAACCGGGCGTGATTCCTGAAGTCACGCCCGGCAAGCGCTGCGCCCGGCTGGACTTGCATCATGCGCCCGATCGCGCCGAGTTCGAGCTGTTGCTGGCCGGGGCGGACGTGCTGGTCCATGGTTACCGCCCCGAAGCACTGGCACGGCTGGGCTACGGCGAGGCACATCGCCGGCAAGTCAATCCCGGCCTGGTCGATGTCAGCCTCGACGCCTATGGCTGGAGCGGCCCGTGGGCCGGCCGGCGCGGTTTCGATAGCCTGCTGCAGATGAGTTGCGGCATCGCCGAGCACGGCATGCAGGCCAGCGGCGCCGGCAAACCGGTACCGCTGCCGGTGCAGGCGCTCGATCACGCGACCGGTTACCTGATGGCCGCCGCCGTGGTGCGCGGCCTGATCGTCAAGGCGACGCAGCAGCGGTCAACCCGGGCGCGGCTGTCGCTGGCGCGCACGGCGGCGTTGTTGATGACCGCGCCCGGCGATATCAGCGCCCAGCCGCTGGCGCCGGTTGCAGCCGACGATTACGCACCGGAACTCGAGCATACCGACTGGGGCCCGGCCCGGCGGTTGCGCCCGCCGGCGGTGATCGACGGCATGGCGATGGCGTGGCAGCGTGGCGCCAGCGACCTCGGGTCGGCGCCGGCACGGTGGCGCGCGCCATAA
- a CDS encoding TonB-dependent siderophore receptor, translating into MQQVEVSAQKTDDTTGTYNVGRTRSATPLDMSLRDTPQSVTVITQQRIQDQFLQNVTDVINNVAGVSVNQYETHRGGFTSRGFDIDNLQIDGVPTTWQQQWSGGETLSSLATYDRVEVVRGSTGLMTGAGNPSASINLVRKRATSKVLTGSADVSVGSWSDRRGLVDVSTPLTKSGNVRARVVGEIHKADSYVNSLKTDDNTIYATVEADLTPSTLVSVGFSRQTTDPNGPMWGGLPFWYSDGTQTNWDVSKTSTANWTKWETSYNNAFANLEHTFDNGWKLRASYTDSVRKSDSALLYLSGTPDRVTGLGMFAFSGAYVTETKQQDAGIQLNGSFNLGGRKHDAAFGYTHSKQKFNSNSRAADFGTADSSVGNFNNWNPAAYPTPTWGPETFYERSETTQDGLYGVGRFSLADPLKLIVGARVTKYEKSGTGLYTTAYNIKHDNEVTPYAGLVYDINSTFSAYGSYTEIFQPQNYKDLAGNYLDPIEGKNKEIGIKGEFLDGRVNASFALFKISQDKLAQAAGNVVRPGSTLPEAYYRAADGATSEGFDLEVTGEVARGWNASASYTHYSAKDADGLPFNSIYPRDLFRVFTTYDLSGPLAGVTVGGGINWEGKTYTTDPAAPAGNTTNNQILQDSFAMVNLMARYEINKNWSAQLNVDNLTDKKHLAMFAAYNQITYGAPRRVTAALKYRF; encoded by the coding sequence TTGCAACAAGTTGAAGTGTCGGCTCAAAAAACCGATGACACCACCGGCACTTACAATGTCGGTCGTACCCGCTCGGCAACGCCGCTGGACATGTCGCTGCGCGATACGCCGCAATCGGTGACCGTGATCACCCAACAGCGCATCCAGGACCAGTTCCTGCAAAACGTCACCGATGTCATCAACAACGTGGCCGGCGTCTCGGTCAACCAGTACGAAACCCACCGCGGTGGTTTCACCTCGCGCGGTTTCGACATCGACAACCTGCAAATCGATGGCGTGCCCACCACCTGGCAACAACAATGGAGCGGCGGCGAGACCCTGTCCAGCCTGGCAACTTATGACCGCGTGGAAGTCGTGCGCGGCTCCACCGGCCTGATGACCGGCGCCGGCAACCCGTCCGCCTCGATCAACCTGGTGCGCAAGCGCGCCACCAGCAAGGTGCTCACCGGGTCGGCCGACGTGTCGGTCGGCAGCTGGAGCGACCGCCGTGGCCTGGTCGACGTTTCCACCCCGCTCACCAAGTCGGGCAATGTGCGCGCCCGCGTGGTGGGCGAAATCCACAAGGCCGACAGCTACGTCAACTCGCTCAAGACCGACGACAACACCATTTATGCTACCGTCGAAGCCGACCTCACGCCTTCCACGCTGGTATCGGTCGGCTTCAGCCGCCAGACCACCGATCCGAACGGCCCGATGTGGGGCGGCCTGCCATTCTGGTACAGCGATGGCACGCAAACCAACTGGGATGTATCCAAAACGTCCACCGCCAACTGGACCAAGTGGGAAACCTCGTATAACAACGCCTTTGCCAACCTCGAACACACGTTCGACAACGGCTGGAAACTGCGCGCATCCTACACCGACAGCGTGCGTAAATCGGACTCCGCCTTGCTGTACCTGTCGGGCACGCCGGACCGCGTGACCGGCCTGGGCATGTTCGCCTTCTCCGGCGCCTACGTCACCGAGACCAAGCAGCAGGACGCCGGCATTCAACTGAACGGCTCGTTCAACCTGGGCGGCCGCAAGCATGACGCCGCCTTCGGTTACACCCACTCGAAGCAAAAGTTCAACTCCAACAGCCGCGCTGCCGACTTCGGCACTGCCGACTCGTCGGTCGGCAACTTCAACAACTGGAATCCGGCCGCCTACCCTACACCGACCTGGGGTCCCGAGACGTTCTACGAGCGCAGTGAAACCACCCAGGACGGCCTCTACGGCGTGGGCCGCTTCTCGCTGGCCGATCCGCTCAAGCTGATCGTCGGCGCACGCGTCACCAAGTACGAGAAATCGGGCACCGGCCTGTACACCACTGCCTACAACATCAAGCATGACAACGAAGTCACGCCATATGCCGGCCTGGTGTACGACATCAACAGCACCTTCTCGGCGTACGGCAGCTACACCGAAATCTTCCAGCCGCAGAACTACAAGGACCTTGCCGGCAACTACCTCGATCCGATCGAAGGCAAAAACAAGGAAATCGGCATCAAGGGCGAATTCCTCGACGGCCGCGTGAACGCGTCGTTCGCATTGTTCAAGATTTCGCAGGACAAGCTGGCCCAGGCGGCCGGCAATGTGGTGCGTCCGGGCAGCACGCTGCCGGAAGCGTACTATCGCGCTGCCGACGGCGCCACCAGCGAGGGCTTCGACCTGGAAGTAACGGGCGAAGTGGCGCGCGGCTGGAACGCCAGCGCCAGCTACACCCACTACAGCGCCAAGGATGCCGACGGCCTGCCGTTCAACAGCATCTATCCGCGCGACCTGTTCCGCGTGTTCACCACCTACGACCTGTCCGGCCCGCTGGCCGGCGTCACCGTGGGCGGCGGCATCAACTGGGAAGGCAAAACCTACACCACCGACCCGGCCGCGCCTGCCGGCAACACCACCAACAACCAGATCCTGCAAGACTCGTTCGCGATGGTCAACCTGATGGCGCGCTACGAGATCAACAAGAACTGGTCGGCGCAGCTGAACGTGGACAACTTGACCGACAAGAAACACCTGGCCATGTTTGCCGCGTACAACCAGATCACGTATGGTGCGCCACGCCGCGTGACGGCTGCGCTCAAATACCGTTTCTGA
- the fliD gene encoding flagellar filament capping protein FliD: MAINPLTSSATNTASTTSSISADVYKRVEQTMMSQNNGATRLNAALASSQTKLSGLGQLQSALGSFQSIAAALTGSGLSTSAASSDKTVLTATSTGGAKAGTYAINIQQLAQGQFLTSGEFSSATAKVGTGAPTTVKIDFGTAGDKGFTTNGTATSKTISIDSTNNTVEGIAAAFKAAGVDVTVAKGDDGKVSLSIAGQNGEANSMRISVSGDGALKNLLGYDPDEKGKQGFKQTTAARDAILTVDGKEIKSASNTLDKNKGIDGAALTLTGKGKADITISQDASKIGDNLKTFVAAYNDLNSKLKTLAGGALKGDTALGQVTMQMDLLLKTGGGNVSSSALAAAGISQDKDGNLVIDDKKMQAAITADSSQVAKLFTNDGKGLADLMGAKATSFTDKNSVISRETTQVNRELDATNTKRAALTKALTAQATALAALYSAQSQTGTGGGMFGTGSTGSTGTLFDLLG; encoded by the coding sequence ATGGCCATCAATCCGCTCACCAGCTCTGCCACCAACACTGCCAGCACCACCTCATCGATCAGCGCCGACGTGTACAAGCGCGTCGAGCAGACTATGATGTCGCAGAACAATGGCGCGACCAGGCTCAACGCCGCGCTGGCCAGCAGCCAGACCAAGCTCTCCGGCCTGGGCCAGTTGCAAAGTGCGCTGGGCAGTTTCCAGTCGATCGCTGCGGCATTGACCGGCAGCGGCCTGTCCACTTCGGCCGCCAGTTCCGATAAAACCGTCCTCACCGCCACGTCGACCGGCGGCGCCAAGGCCGGTACGTATGCGATCAACATCCAGCAGCTGGCGCAGGGCCAGTTCCTCACCAGCGGCGAATTCAGCTCCGCCACCGCCAAGGTCGGCACCGGCGCGCCCACCACCGTCAAGATCGACTTCGGCACGGCCGGCGACAAGGGCTTTACGACCAACGGCACCGCCACCAGCAAGACCATTTCCATCGACAGCACCAACAACACCGTTGAAGGCATCGCTGCCGCCTTCAAGGCCGCGGGCGTGGACGTCACGGTGGCCAAGGGCGACGATGGCAAGGTGTCGCTGTCGATCGCCGGCCAGAACGGCGAGGCCAACAGCATGCGCATCAGCGTCAGTGGCGACGGCGCGCTGAAAAACCTGCTCGGCTACGATCCCGACGAAAAAGGTAAGCAGGGCTTCAAGCAGACCACGGCCGCCCGGGACGCCATCCTCACGGTCGATGGCAAGGAGATCAAGAGCGCCAGCAACACGCTGGACAAGAACAAGGGCATAGACGGCGCCGCGCTTACGCTCACTGGCAAGGGCAAGGCCGACATCACCATCAGCCAGGATGCCAGCAAGATCGGCGACAACCTCAAGACCTTCGTGGCCGCCTACAACGACCTCAACAGCAAGCTGAAAACCCTGGCGGGCGGCGCCCTCAAGGGCGACACCGCGCTGGGCCAGGTCACCATGCAGATGGACCTGCTGCTCAAAACGGGGGGCGGCAACGTGTCCTCGTCGGCGCTGGCGGCGGCCGGCATCAGCCAGGACAAGGACGGCAACCTGGTGATCGACGACAAGAAAATGCAGGCAGCCATCACTGCCGACTCGTCGCAGGTCGCCAAGCTGTTTACCAACGACGGCAAGGGCCTGGCCGACCTGATGGGCGCGAAAGCGACCTCGTTTACCGACAAGAACAGCGTGATCAGCCGCGAAACCACCCAGGTCAACCGCGAGCTCGACGCCACCAACACCAAGCGTGCCGCGCTGACCAAGGCACTCACCGCCCAGGCCACCGCGCTGGCGGCGCTGTACTCGGCGCAGTCGCAGACCGGCACCGGCGGCGGCATGTTCGGCACCGGCAGCACCGGGTCCACCGGCACCTTGTTCGATTTGCTCGGCTAA
- a CDS encoding polyamine ABC transporter substrate-binding protein: MAGKFVGVLAVAAVAGSMVTGLAQAQEEKVLNIYNWSDYIAEDTVKNFEKETGIKVRYDVFDNNEILNSKLVAGKSGYDIVVPTAQWARLQIEGKLLRKLDKSKLPNLKNLDPAIQAKLASIDPNNEYLVDWLWGYTTVGINVNKVKAALGGMPMPANAWDLVFDPKYASKVKSCGVSFLDSPSEVLPAALMYLGKPAYSKNAADYAEAGKLLQTIRPNVTLFSSSGYINDMANGAVCVALGWSGDINIARQRALDAKNGNVIEVLVPKTPAALVFDTMAIPADAPHPNNAHLWINYIMRPEVHASLTNKVFYANPNTASMKFVRKDIAGNKTVFLSDADKQRMAAPESVPADIRRVITRTYTKFKTGR; the protein is encoded by the coding sequence ATGGCAGGAAAGTTCGTTGGCGTGCTGGCGGTGGCCGCAGTGGCCGGATCGATGGTGACTGGTCTGGCTCAGGCGCAAGAGGAAAAAGTCCTCAACATCTATAACTGGTCCGACTACATCGCGGAAGACACGGTCAAGAATTTCGAGAAAGAGACCGGCATCAAGGTGCGCTATGATGTGTTCGACAACAACGAAATCCTGAACTCCAAGCTCGTGGCCGGCAAGTCGGGCTACGACATCGTGGTGCCCACCGCCCAGTGGGCGCGCCTGCAAATCGAAGGCAAGCTGCTGCGCAAGCTCGACAAATCGAAGCTGCCCAACCTGAAAAACCTCGATCCGGCGATCCAGGCCAAGCTGGCCAGCATCGACCCGAACAACGAATACCTGGTGGACTGGCTGTGGGGTTACACCACGGTCGGCATCAACGTCAATAAGGTGAAAGCCGCGCTCGGCGGCATGCCGATGCCGGCCAATGCCTGGGACCTGGTGTTCGATCCCAAGTATGCATCCAAGGTGAAATCGTGCGGCGTGTCGTTCCTCGATTCGCCGTCCGAAGTATTGCCGGCCGCGCTGATGTATCTCGGCAAACCGGCGTACTCGAAAAACGCTGCCGACTATGCGGAAGCTGGCAAGCTGCTGCAAACCATCCGTCCCAACGTCACCCTGTTCAGTTCGTCCGGCTATATCAACGACATGGCCAATGGCGCCGTGTGCGTGGCGCTGGGCTGGTCGGGCGACATCAATATCGCCCGCCAACGCGCGCTCGACGCCAAGAACGGCAATGTGATCGAGGTGCTGGTACCGAAAACCCCGGCCGCGCTGGTATTCGACACCATGGCCATTCCCGCCGACGCCCCGCACCCGAACAACGCCCACCTGTGGATCAACTACATCATGCGCCCGGAAGTGCATGCCAGCCTGACCAACAAGGTGTTCTACGCCAACCCGAACACGGCCAGCATGAAGTTCGTGCGCAAGGATATCGCCGGCAACAAGACCGTGTTCCTGTCCGATGCGGACAAGCAGCGCATGGCCGCGCCGGAGTCGGTGCCGGCCGATATCCGCCGCGTGATTACCCGCACTTACACCAAGTTCAAGACGGGCCGCTAA
- the sixA gene encoding phosphohistidine phosphatase SixA has product MDLILWRHAEAEDAAPGMSDLERALTGKGVKQARRMGQWLDSQLPDSCRILASPAVRTLQTVEALGRKFKLHNDLAPGADPADILKAVNWPGNKDSVLVVGHQPTLGMVAALLLTGEDLDWDIRKASAWWFAQREPGDPGSVYLKAVMSADLVK; this is encoded by the coding sequence ATGGATCTCATTTTGTGGCGGCACGCGGAGGCCGAAGACGCGGCGCCCGGCATGTCCGACCTGGAACGCGCGCTGACCGGCAAGGGTGTCAAGCAGGCGCGCCGCATGGGCCAGTGGCTCGATTCGCAACTGCCCGACAGTTGCCGCATCCTGGCCAGCCCGGCCGTACGCACCCTGCAAACGGTGGAAGCGCTGGGCCGCAAGTTCAAGCTGCACAACGACCTGGCGCCGGGCGCCGACCCGGCCGACATCCTGAAAGCGGTCAACTGGCCCGGTAACAAGGATTCGGTGCTGGTGGTAGGCCATCAGCCGACCCTGGGCATGGTGGCAGCGCTGCTGCTGACGGGCGAAGACCTGGACTGGGATATCCGCAAGGCCAGCGCCTGGTGGTTTGCCCAGCGCGAGCCGGGTGACCCGGGCAGCGTGTATCTGAAGGCGGTGATGAGCGCGGACCTGGTCAAATAA